The following are encoded together in the Diabrotica undecimpunctata isolate CICGRU chromosome 7, icDiaUnde3, whole genome shotgun sequence genome:
- the LOC140446413 gene encoding uncharacterized protein, with the protein MANMDFSKRKRYSSCCIDTCKNTGYNSECKFYSFPVAKHKTIQREKWIIAINKKNEDGSLWTPKSHHLICSDHFLGGRKSDAEMSPSYVPSLFGSKTLKARDVHKIDRHSRFMKRRIQAMKNSTGEILGPNEDSKIANSSSNEISVQTEEYTADNGGEIEPFNNYSVVDSSADKSCQAFIWEDDDGSPKPWKESFVCIKYVYRYQDSVDVEIQTDISGEIDLLTARKNKKFKNKICGTEHKTYSDVAVGSNEPIIEEDHLRKKHKCFSGHSSIKNEEEFLDLTGVSFHNFNLLLQKMEFSEKIVISRENRLFILLMKLKTGLSFAAMGALFRIHRTTISKIFFSCLHQLAYRTSNFVFWPDQETVRASIPECFKPGYDDTRAIIDCTEFRIEIPSSLENRVFCYSKYKHGFTFKVLFAITPSGFICFKSDAHGGRISDSHITVTSGLINLLEHGDKVLADKGFPEFQSLLMIVERKFCL; encoded by the exons ATGGCGAATATGgatttttcaaaaagaaaaagatatagCAGCTGTTGTATTGATACTTGTAAAAATACTGGGTATAACAGTGAATGTAAATTTTATTCATTTCCTGTTGCCAAGCATAAAACAATTCAAAGAGAAAAATGGATTATTGCTATCAATAAGAAAAA CGAGGATGGATCATTATGGACTCCAAAAAGTCATCATTTAATTTGCAGTGATCACTTTCTTGGAGGAAGAAAATCTGATGCAGAAATGAGCCCAAGTTATGTACCTTCTTTGTTTGGTTCAAAAACTTTAAAAGCAAGAGATGTACATAAAATTGACAG aCATTCCAGATTTATGAAGCGAAGGATTCAAGCCATGAAAAACTCCACAGGTGAAATATTAGGGCCAAACGAAGATTCTAAAATAGCAAATTCTTCATCTAATGAAATATCGGTGCAAACAGAGGAGTATACAGCAGATAATGGAGGTGAAATTGAGCCATTCAATAATTATTCTGTGGTTGATTCTAGTGCTGATAAGTCTTGTCAAGCCTTTATATGGGAGGATGATGATGGATCACCAAAACCGTGGAAAGAATCATTTGTTTGTATAAAGTACGTTTATAGATATCAAGATTCTGTTGATGTTGAAATACAAACTGATATTAGTGGAGAGATTGATTTATTGAcagcaagaaaaaataaaaaatttaagaacaaAATATGTGGAACTGAGCATAAAACATACTCTGATGTGGCTGTTGGATCAAACGAGCCTATAATTGAGGAGGATCATCttagaaaaaaacataaatgctTTAGTGGTCACTcatcaataaaaaatgaagagGAGTTCTTGGACCTGACTGGTGTTTCATTTCACAACTTTAATTTATTGTTGCAAAAAATGGAATTTTCAGAAAAAATTGTAATTTCAAGAGAAAATAGGCTTTTCATATTATTGATGAAATTAAAGACTGGATTGTCATTTGCAGCAATGGGTGCTTTGTTTAGAATCCATAGAACAACTAtctcaaaaatatttttctcgTGTCTGCATCAATTAGCCTACAGAAcatcaaattttgtattttggcCAGACCAGGAAACAGTACGAGCTTCAATTCCAGAATGTTTTAAACCAGGATATGATGATACTCGCGCAATTATTGATTGCACAGAATTTCGAATAGAAATTCCATCCTCACTTGAGAATCGTGTTTTTTGTTATTCTAAATATAAACATGGATTTACTTTTAAAGTGCTATTTGCAATAACTCCCAGTGGTTTCATTTGTTTCAAATCAGATGCTCATGGTGGTCGTATAAGTGATTCCCATATTACAGTTACATCTGGACTAATAAATCTTCTAGAACATGGTGATAAAGTGTTAGCAGATAAGGGTTTTCCAGAATTCCAAAGTTTATTGATGATTGTGGAAAGAAAATTTTGCTTGTAA